One Brassica oleracea var. oleracea cultivar TO1000 chromosome C7, BOL, whole genome shotgun sequence genomic window carries:
- the LOC106303977 gene encoding maf-like protein DDB_G0281937 isoform X1 has translation MVVKHTICVILFIVILYPSSLFRKEEEEMGMVVERGFKLILGSQWMARKKILGEMGYDFTIVTADIDEKAIRRDNPQDLVVALAQAKADEIISKLGGQSQFAQDPLPTLLITADTVIVYKGVIREKPISKEEARQFIKGYSGSHGSVVGSVIVSNLKTGVQRAGWDKAEVYFHEIPAKVIDDLIDDSITFKVAGGLTLEHPLISPFIDTVVRPPISIIINLLPCFLFCFISTILDTCSETL, from the exons ATGGTCGTGAAACATACGATTTGTGTAATTTTATTTATCGTAATATTATATCCTTCCTCACTCTTCCGCAAAGAGGAGGAGGAGATGGGGATGGTGGTGGAGAGAGGATTCAAG CTGATTTTGGGATCTCAGTGGATGGCGAGAAAAAAGATATTGGGTGAAATGGGATATGATTTCACTATAGTG ACTGCAGACATTGACGAGAAAGCTATCAGGAGAGACAATCCTCAAGATTTGGTTGTTGCTCTTGCTCAAGCCAAG GCAGATGAGATAATATCCAAATTGGGAGGTCAAAGCCAGTTTGCACAAGATCCTCTACCAACCTTATTGATTACTGCTGACACT GTAATTGTGTACAAAGGTGTTATCCGAGAAAAACCAATCTCCAAAGAAGAAGCTCGCCAATTTATCAAAG GCTATTCCGGGTCACACGGAAGCGTTGTTGGATCTGTTATTGTAAGCAACTTGAAAACTGGTGTTCAAAGAGCTGGATGGGACAAAGCTGAG GTTTATTTCCATGAGATACCAGCAAAAGTCATTGACGATCTC ATTGATGATTCCATAACTTTCAAGGTTGCTGGAGGTTTAACCCTTGAGCATCCCCTCATTTCTCCCTTTATTGATACAGTGGTTCGCCCTCCTATTTCAATTATAATAAATCTTTTGCCATGTTTTCTGTTCTGTTTTATTTCCACCATATTGGATACATGTTCAGAAACATTATGA
- the LOC106303977 gene encoding maf-like protein DDB_G0281937 isoform X2 encodes MVVKHTICVILFIVILYPSSLFRKEEEEMGMVVERGFKLILGSQWMARKKILGEMGYDFTIVTADIDEKAIRRDNPQDLVVALAQAKADEIISKLGGQSQFAQDPLPTLLITADTVIVYKGVIREKPISKEEARQFIKGYSGSHGSVVGSVIVSNLKTGVQRAGWDKAEVYFHEIPAKVIDDLIDDSITFKVAGGLTLEHPLISPFIDTVVGGVDTVMGLPKELTEKFITDAL; translated from the exons ATGGTCGTGAAACATACGATTTGTGTAATTTTATTTATCGTAATATTATATCCTTCCTCACTCTTCCGCAAAGAGGAGGAGGAGATGGGGATGGTGGTGGAGAGAGGATTCAAG CTGATTTTGGGATCTCAGTGGATGGCGAGAAAAAAGATATTGGGTGAAATGGGATATGATTTCACTATAGTG ACTGCAGACATTGACGAGAAAGCTATCAGGAGAGACAATCCTCAAGATTTGGTTGTTGCTCTTGCTCAAGCCAAG GCAGATGAGATAATATCCAAATTGGGAGGTCAAAGCCAGTTTGCACAAGATCCTCTACCAACCTTATTGATTACTGCTGACACT GTAATTGTGTACAAAGGTGTTATCCGAGAAAAACCAATCTCCAAAGAAGAAGCTCGCCAATTTATCAAAG GCTATTCCGGGTCACACGGAAGCGTTGTTGGATCTGTTATTGTAAGCAACTTGAAAACTGGTGTTCAAAGAGCTGGATGGGACAAAGCTGAG GTTTATTTCCATGAGATACCAGCAAAAGTCATTGACGATCTC ATTGATGATTCCATAACTTTCAAGGTTGCTGGAGGTTTAACCCTTGAGCATCCCCTCATTTCTCCCTTTATTGATACAGTG GTGGGAGGAGTTGATACTGTTATGGGACTTCCTAAAGAACTCACTGAAAAATTCATCACCGATGCGTTGTAG
- the LOC106303977 gene encoding maf-like protein DDB_G0281937 isoform X3 produces MGMVVERGFKWMARKKILGEMGYDFTIVTADIDEKAIRRDNPQDLVVALAQAKADEIISKLGGQSQFAQDPLPTLLITADTVIVYKGVIREKPISKEEARQFIKGYSGSHGSVVGSVIVSNLKTGVQRAGWDKAEVYFHEIPAKVIDDLIDDSITFKVAGGLTLEHPLISPFIDTVVGGVDTVMGLPKELTEKFITDAL; encoded by the exons ATGGGGATGGTGGTGGAGAGAGGATTCAAG TGGATGGCGAGAAAAAAGATATTGGGTGAAATGGGATATGATTTCACTATAGTG ACTGCAGACATTGACGAGAAAGCTATCAGGAGAGACAATCCTCAAGATTTGGTTGTTGCTCTTGCTCAAGCCAAG GCAGATGAGATAATATCCAAATTGGGAGGTCAAAGCCAGTTTGCACAAGATCCTCTACCAACCTTATTGATTACTGCTGACACT GTAATTGTGTACAAAGGTGTTATCCGAGAAAAACCAATCTCCAAAGAAGAAGCTCGCCAATTTATCAAAG GCTATTCCGGGTCACACGGAAGCGTTGTTGGATCTGTTATTGTAAGCAACTTGAAAACTGGTGTTCAAAGAGCTGGATGGGACAAAGCTGAG GTTTATTTCCATGAGATACCAGCAAAAGTCATTGACGATCTC ATTGATGATTCCATAACTTTCAAGGTTGCTGGAGGTTTAACCCTTGAGCATCCCCTCATTTCTCCCTTTATTGATACAGTG GTGGGAGGAGTTGATACTGTTATGGGACTTCCTAAAGAACTCACTGAAAAATTCATCACCGATGCGTTGTAG
- the LOC106305444 gene encoding GATA transcription factor 18-like yields MTQGRYCESCGWFHEHTQTCLFVHNGNGCSNTQTAVVDCTLSLGPPSTTTTRLSERDKKKMRRSSTSSRVSSFTDTDKNTSKTSTYSVLPSSNRRISGGGDTLLDRRCTNCDTTSTPLWRNGPRGPKSLCNACGIRFKKEERRTMDTTRMTASSTVAQDLHGHHPSSYSNHNNATDQSGSSTCNFVASEIMLNHDYGGAGEYYRRNPVDGVNGLPSHSWRCRGYGNESCL; encoded by the exons ATGACGCAGGGGAGATATTGTGAGTCTTGCGGATGGTTCCACGAGCACACTCAAACATGCTTATTTGTCCACAATGGAAACGGCTGTTCGAACACACAAACCGCTGTTGTTGACTGCACTCTCTCTTTGGGACCTCCGTCCACTACAACTACAAGATTATCTGAGAGAGACAAGAAGAAGATGCGACGGTCCAGTACTTCTTCTCGTGTCTCCAGTTTCACGGACACCGATAAGAACACCTCCAAAACTTCGACGTATAGCGTCCTTCCTTCTTCCAACCGCCGTATTTCTGGTGGCGGCGATACTCTACTTGATCGTCGCTGTACCAACTGTGATACAACGTCTACGCCCCTATGGAGGAATGGTCCTCGAGGTCCCAAG TCGTTATGCAATGCGTGTGGAATTCGTTTCAAGAAAGAAGAGAGGAGAACGATGGATACGACGAGGATGACAGCTAGCAGCACCGTCGCGCAAGATCTACACGGACACCATCCTTCCAGTTATAGTAACCACAACAATGCTACTGATCAGAGCGGATCGTCAACGTGCAATTTCGTAGCCAGCGAGATCATGTTAAACCATGACTACGGCGGTGCTGGAGAGTATTACCGGCGGAACCCCGTAGATGGAGTTAACGGCCTACCTTCCCACTCGTGGAGATGTAGAGGATACGGCAATGAGTCTTGTCTATGA